The nucleotide window AGTCTAAAAGCCTGGATGCTGAAATTATCTTAAAATGGAGCAAACTTCTGGAATACGATTTTTTCAGGTTATATACCCAGCATTTGATTTTATATTCCCCTCAATTAGCTACTAATAAAGCAGTACAGACCGCGAAATCTACGCTTCCAACGTTTAGAAAAAACATTTATACTAAAGAAGTAATAGATTTTATTTTAGAGTTAATAGAAACTGGGCAAAAAACAAAAGCTCAGGTTATTCAAGAATATAGTATCCCAAAAACCACACTTTATAAATGGATATACAAATACAAAAATTAAAACCAAATTACAAACAAATCTATCTGGATATTCTCTCCAAAAAATGTCCCAATAAAGAAGATGAATGTGAAAAATTGCTTGAAAAAAAAAGCTTATCTGCTCTGGATATTATCGAGCTTAACCAAAAGATTTTCGGAACAGGAAACCAACAAAGCGAAAAGTTCAACCAAAGACAACATTCTTATGAGAAATCTGATATCTTACAGATTCTGAATTACCAAAAAGAATATAAATTAAATAACAGCCAATTAGCCATACATTTCAAGCTGAGTAGAAACACGGTAACAAAGTGGAAAAAAATGTTTACAATATAAAACCTGCATTGATCCAAATAAAAACATTGAAAATCATGACATCATCATTGATAAAAAAAGAACTGTTAATCTAAAAAGTCGAAAGATCTTTCATTTTGTTCTTAAGCTATTTTTGCTCCGGCTGAGATATTTTTTATTATTTGTGGTGTGCCAATCTACCGAATATTATTTGCGATTCACAACTCTATAAATACAAATTATTCAATATATCGTAACAATTATTTAATATTTTTCATATCTTAACTGCGGATAATTGCTAATAACGGATCAATAAAATTTCATTATATGCATCAATTTTATTCCATAAAAAACGCGGTTGTATTTAAGTGTATTTTTATAGTTCTGATCCTATTTTCTTTCAAAAATTTAAGATCACAGGACCATACAATAGACTCTTTACTAGAAGCCTCTCAAAGCGAGCTCCGAAGTGGTGAGTTAAAAAAAGTTCTTGCCAGGCAAAACATCATATTAAAAGAATCTCAAAAGAAAAACTATTCCAAAGGTATCGCGATGTCATACTTATTGAGTGGTAAATGCTACCAAAGATTGGGAGACTGTGGCAAGGCTTTGTTTTTTTTCAATAATGCTTTAAAGGAAAAGCATACTCAAACGGACCTGAGTTTAAAATCTGAAATCATTACTAATATTGGGAACTGTTACCTGCAGCAAAGCCTGTATAAGGATGCATTAGAAAAATATCGGTTAGCAATCAGAGTTGGAGAGACCTCTGAAGACATTAATTATATAAAGGCAAAAAATTATGATAATATCGGAGAGGTACACGAAACTTTAAAAACTTCAAAAGACTCTGCTTATTATTACTATAGTAAAGCCTATTACTATTTCGAAAATGATTCCAAGAATAAGCAAATACAAAGAAAGAAAACTACTGGAGCTACTATTTGTACTAATCTCGGAAAAATATGGAGTACCAATAACCGGATAGACTCAAGCAAATATTATTTTAATAAAGCAATTCTATATAATAATGAAGCAAAAGATATAACGTTAGGCGCCATATTGGAGCATGAAATCGGAGTTTTATATTATCATTCTCACGACTATAAAACAGCTGAATATCATCTGGAAAAAGCTAAAACAATATTCGAAGAAAAAAAGGATATTTACAGACTATCTGAGGTTTACAACTTACTAAGTGAATTAAATAAAATACTCGGAAATAAGAAAAAACATGCAGAATACAGAGATTCATTACTTAGTATAGAAAAAAAAATCAATGCTGTAAAAAATTCTGCAAGGGCGGCAACATTAGACAATGTTATAAAAGAGAAAAATGAAGTTTTTAGAGAAAAAGAATCAAGGTTATACTGGATCATCGCAACCATAGTACTGATCACTCTGCTTGTCATTATATTTTCTGTTTACTTTCATAAAAGGAAAAAGAATATTTCAGTTTTAAGACTCAAAGAAGAAAGAGATATCATTCAGCAGAAAGAAATGGAAGCCACCGAATTAAAGCTTAAAATAAATGAATCTTTTGACGAGGTTGTACAGCTTGCCAAAGATAACAGCCCGGAGTTTTTCATAAGATTTCAGGAGGTGTACCCACAAGTGTGTTCTGCAATACTGGAAATTAATCCACGTCTGATAAGCAGTGAATTAAGATTTTGCGCTTTACTATTTCTTAATTTTTCTACCAAAGACATTGCAGAATATACTTTCACATCACCCAAAACAGTTCAAAACCGGAAAAACGGTATACGGAAAAAGCTTAATATTCCTTCAGACACAGATCTTTACATCTGGTTCAAAAATCTATAAAAAAACCCGTTTCGTTTTATTACGAAACGGGTTTTATATTGTAAGAAAAATCTTAAGCTTGTACGTTGTTTCCACCTAATACGAAAGGCTCAACTTCTTTGATTTCTCCAAACTGCTGCTCATAGTTAGTGATGTTCTGTTGAAGAGCAGAAAGAACTCTCTTAGCGTGAAGCGGAGCAAGAATGATTCTTGATCTTACTTTAGCTTGTTGTACCCCCGGCATTAATTGGATGAAATCTACAACGAATTCAGATGGAGAGTGGTTTACTAACGCTAAGTTAGCATATACTCCAGCAGCTACCATTTCGTTTAATTCGATGTTGATGTTTCCGTCTTGTGGATTTTGATTGTTGTCCATTGTTATAAATTATGTTTTTTAAATTCGAAATTTGAGATTGTGAAAATATAAAAATAAATCCAAATCTCAAATTTCAAATCATTAATTTTAGTTAAGGTCTTCGAATTCTTTCTTAGAACCTACAATTACATTCTGGTATTCTTTAAGACCTGTACCTGCAGGGATTCTGTGCCCTACAATTACATTTTCTTTAAGACCGCTCAGGAAGTCTATCTTACCGGCAACAGCTGCTTCGTTAAGAACTTTTGTAGTTTCCTGGAATGATGCTGCAGACATGAATGACTTAGTCTGAAGAGCTGCTCTTGTAATACCTTGCAATACAGGCGTTGCTGTAGCAGGAAGTGCTTCTCTTACTTCAACTAAAGCCTGATCTTCACGCTTCAATTTAGAGTTTTCGTCTCTTAATTCTCTTGCCGTAATCATCTGACCTGGTTTGAATTCTTTGGAATCACCAGCTTCAACTACAACTTTAAGACCGAATACTCTGTTGTTTTCTTCCAGGAAGTCAAATTTATGCTCTAAAGCACCTTCAAGGAACTGAGTATCACCTCCGTCTACGATAGATACTTTCGTCATCATCTGTCTTACGATGATTTCGAAGTGCTTATCATCGATTTTTACCCCCTGAAGACGGTAAACTTCCTGGATTTCATTTACCAGATATTCCTGAACCGCAGTTGGACCTTTGATTCTTAAGATATCATCTGGTGTAATAGAACCGTCAGAAAGCGGAGATCCAGCTCTTACGAAGTCATTCTCCTGAACCAGAATCTGGTTGGAAAGTTTCACTAAGTAAATTTTTCTTTCTCCTGTTTTAGCTTCTACAATAAGTTCACGGTTACCTCTCTTTATTTTTCCGTAAGAAACTACCCCGTCGATTTCAGTAACAACCGCTGGGTTTGAAGGGTTTCTTGCTTCGAATAGTTCGGTAACTCTCGGAAGACCTCCGGTGATATCCCCTGCTTTTGCAGATTTTCTAGGGATCTTGATTAAGACTTTACCTGCCTTAATTTTTTCACCATCGTTTACCATTAAGTGGGCTCCTACCGGTAAGTTGTAAGCTTTCTGCTCAACTCCTTTAGAGTCTACCACCTTCAGGGTAGGTACGGCTTTCTTATTTCTTGATTCGGAGATTACTTTTTCTTCGAACCCTGTTTGTTCGTCAATTTCAAGCTGGAACGAGATACCCTGGATAATGTCTTCATATTCAACCTTACCGGCAGTTTCTGCAATGATTACCGCGTTATACGGATCCCACTTACAGATTACATCTCCTTTCTTCACTTTATCACCAGGCTTCACAGCCAACTCGGAACCGTAAGGTACGTTAGCTACCATTAATGGTGTTCTGGCTTCGTTATCCGCTACCAATCTGAATTCTGTTGAACGTGAAACAAC belongs to Chryseobacterium shigense and includes:
- a CDS encoding transposase — encoded protein: MNFKNIHIGILIAQRVTESKVKTLRICNFLKCSEEEILKMYQSKSLDAEIILKWSKLLEYDFFRLYTQHLILYSPQLATNKAVQTAKSTLPTFRKNIYTKEVIDFILELIETGQKTKAQVIQEYSIPKTTLYKWIYKYKN
- a CDS encoding helix-turn-helix domain-containing protein, with amino-acid sequence MDIQIQKLKPNYKQIYLDILSKKCPNKEDECEKLLEKKSLSALDIIELNQKIFGTGNQQSEKFNQRQHSYEKSDILQILNYQKEYKLNNSQLAIHFKLSRNTVTKWKKMFTI
- a CDS encoding LuxR C-terminal-related transcriptional regulator — its product is MHQFYSIKNAVVFKCIFIVLILFSFKNLRSQDHTIDSLLEASQSELRSGELKKVLARQNIILKESQKKNYSKGIAMSYLLSGKCYQRLGDCGKALFFFNNALKEKHTQTDLSLKSEIITNIGNCYLQQSLYKDALEKYRLAIRVGETSEDINYIKAKNYDNIGEVHETLKTSKDSAYYYYSKAYYYFENDSKNKQIQRKKTTGATICTNLGKIWSTNNRIDSSKYYFNKAILYNNEAKDITLGAILEHEIGVLYYHSHDYKTAEYHLEKAKTIFEEKKDIYRLSEVYNLLSELNKILGNKKKHAEYRDSLLSIEKKINAVKNSARAATLDNVIKEKNEVFREKESRLYWIIATIVLITLLVIIFSVYFHKRKKNISVLRLKEERDIIQQKEMEATELKLKINESFDEVVQLAKDNSPEFFIRFQEVYPQVCSAILEINPRLISSELRFCALLFLNFSTKDIAEYTFTSPKTVQNRKNGIRKKLNIPSDTDLYIWFKNL
- a CDS encoding DUF3467 domain-containing protein; this encodes MDNNQNPQDGNINIELNEMVAAGVYANLALVNHSPSEFVVDFIQLMPGVQQAKVRSRIILAPLHAKRVLSALQQNITNYEQQFGEIKEVEPFVLGGNNVQA